Proteins encoded in a region of the Antedon mediterranea chromosome 2, ecAntMedi1.1, whole genome shotgun sequence genome:
- the LOC140041062 gene encoding FYVE and coiled-coil domain-containing protein 1-like produces the protein MAAQDHQAPKVVQDLQSCVKELKNEFDENRYPITDDSVTLQKFCSRLEYLMQGEFKIRYSLMGSKKEYWDYYVECLSKTKGLNDGIKFVKAMSEVRTSLGRGRAFIRYCLVHQRLADTLQQCLSKRKVTSDWYSPKSLLMNPKLSSLLINDFYDLNEVQFDLSPTGNDLDAAWPTFARKTFSHGSQMWQLPSRTTSMNSLSSQATSEIMSTSVPEDSSKADYYSQLHKDFQECEEINRQLRQQILSMETENEDLHKLALETEERLSRFQEDAERFKQDTLYKLEKSEMECQKKGEQMNQINLEFQTRLKEAEQIKTDLCDRIECLNKQHESREKYFSKSEVEFQSQIAEQDVLIGSLRLQVTSLTQDQESLNTLVSKKNENITDLESKLANFEVKNIGLLSKMEGMVEEKNVTVSSHFDSATKVHELLSRVNDVETENLNLKGTKEELSRKVELLEQRLSEESASVSNLKAKNSDLEYNCRRQIEKVEILENSKKELEMKLEETKSSLSMKETTMCSLSEDLKNVKQEKKTLSTERCELKASKEDLASKVIQTEIQVKELKEQLLNLKTIFSQIDSNVEDGMSEDDNRDRVDGREEPKDIEERLQNIVLEKKTLKDNLQASNNAILVEKSQCSHLEKLLKNKTEEVGRLLDQVQEFNKKVDSQESAISNLQSTVEVQKKELCLQEEELTKLQTENIILRNDCDNLVKKEETLSCHLQEKDKELLDQTESETKTQNELKAIAEMLSTIEAEKQELVQTLTNREQSISNLKDQVQTLIQKKDELEKNLEAMEKSLEKESATTREIQETLEEVIQVQEDTAGNQDKFEICKETLQKEHEDKLAFLREQFDMLQAQFISISEEKEKMDGDMMALEKEKTTFESELKELKENSEKEINELAEKTEMLVKERNEIKDKNDTLNAEILELTQLLETAKTENKEALLKWSDSAVADSKTIDEKAVEIKGLHDSLEFFSQENANTKTSLESVSNELADKTSECTSLKSELESLTEQLSAIRFQASTDVMKFEDTLKEHKEQEEIIIRLKVKEQEQEKVVINLETDLETVRRQLEEGRLQQAEELTVANHKLVCCKEELEVTVTKSQELSRLLEQEKSTAANLRHDFEVLRDDKTDREVKLETNITQLTTDNRDLKKRLIKLLREKDTLWQRTEKLDYMLKQKASERWLEDKDVLNCMQCDAEFGLTVRRHHCRLCGRIFCSKCSNHFVMSSSSNKKVRVCELCFIKHEHNKETDGPRSNSISLLVQSDDDDDGEDNTKTYSEQEVYQDNLARSNYSPQNQEQSPTESEIGGSLLTSDQHIQNVPNSPLLQRSPAGTPTKAEGDEFSIISEDEISVIRVIEDDDETQTRTVNEESLVMWDTKTVANIEENSDEFIELDIDAGVGHGIPIMVDEPGVSILWEFKSSPKSVAFAVLFQGMSEGAAIEELIPLCRCNSHREAIQGELTTKQAGTYTLVFDNSFSRFTGKIVKYRLQVKTNEATY, from the exons TTCGATATTCGTTAATGGGATCCAAAAAAGAATACTGGGATTATTATGTTGAATGTCTAAGCAAGACGAAAGGCTTGAATGATGGCATCAAGTTTGTTAAAGCAATGTCAGAG GTTCGGACATCTCTTGGGAGAGGGCGTGCTTTTATTCGTTACTGCCTGGTACATCAACGACTAGCTGACACACTTCAACAATGTTTATCCAAGAGAAAAGTTACAAg tGATTGGTACTCACCGAAATCACTTCTCATGAATCCAAAACTGTCATCATTGTTGATAAATGACTTTTATGATCTGAATGAGGTACAATTTGATTTGTCACCAACGGGAAATGACCTTGATGCTGCGTGGCCGACATTTGCCAGAAAGACTTTCAGCCACGGCTCTCAGATGTGGCAACTACCCAGTAGGACCACTAGCATGAACAGTCTCAGCTCTCAG gcTACAAGTGAGATCATGAGCACCAGTGTCCCAGAGGACTCTTCTAAGGCAGATTATTATTCCCAACTTCATAAAGATTTTCAAGAATGTGAGGAAATAAACAGACAGCTTCGCCAACAAATCCTATCCATGGAAACTGAAAATGAAGATTTGCATAAACTCGCTTTGGAAACTGAAGAGAGGTTGAGCAGGTTTCAAGAAGACGCTGAACGATTTAAACAAGATACGTTGTACAAGCTAGAAAAATCAGAAATGGAATGTCAGAAAAAAGGTGAACAAatgaatcaaattaatttagaatTTCAGACAAGATTAAAAGAAGCAGAACAGATTAAAACAGATTTATGTGACAGGATCGAATGTTTAAACAAACAGCATGAAAGTCGTGAGAAATATTTTTCTAAAAGTGAAGTTGAATTTCAGTCACAAATTGCAGAACAGGACGTGCTTATTGGTAGTCTGAGATTACAGGTGACCAGCCTGACACAAGATCAGGAATCTTTGAATACGTTGGTATCGAAAAAGAATGAAAACATCACAGATTTAGAATCAAAACTTGCAAATTTTGAAGTGAAAAATATTGGACTTTTATCAAAAATGGAAGGAATGGTTGAGGAAAAGAATGTGACGGTATCCAGCCATTTTGATTCTGCAACTAAGGTGCATGAACTTTTATCAAGAGTTAATGATGTAGAAacagaaaatttaaatttaaaaggcACAAAAGAAGAACTTTCTCGTAAAGTAGAACTTCTTGAACAAAGGTTATCAGAAGAATCTGCTTCTGTATCAAATCTAAAGGCAAAAAACAGTGATTTAGAATACAATTGTCGAAGACAAATAGAAAAGGTTGAAATCCTGGAAAACTCTAAAAAAGAATTGGAAATGAAACTTGAGGAAACAAAAAGTTCCCTGTCTATGAAGGAGACAACCATGTGTTCCTTGTCTGAAgatttgaaaaatgttaaacaGGAAAAGAAGACACTTTCGACTGAGAGATGTGAATTAAAAGCGTCAAAAGAGGATCTTGCCAGCAAAGTAATTCAAACAGAAATCCAAGTTAAAGAATTAAAAGAACAActtctaaatttaaaaacaattttcagtCAGATTGATTCAAATGTAGAGGATGGGATGTCAGAGGATGATAATAGGGATAGAGTAGATGGTAGAGAAGAACCAAAAGATATTGAAGAACGATTGCAGAACATTGTCTTAGAAAAGAAGACACTTAAAGACAACCTACAAGCAAGTAATAATGCTATCCTTGTTGAAAAATCGCAATGTTCTCACTTGGAAAAACttctaaaaaacaaaactgaAGAAGTTGGACGCCTGTTAGACCAAGTTCAAGAATTTAACAAGAAGGTTGATTCTCAGGAAAGTGCAATTTCAAACTTGCAAAGTACAGTTGAAGTTCAGAAGAAAGAGTTGTGTCTTCAAGAAGAGGAACTGACAAAGTTACAAACAGAAAATATCATTCTTAGAAATGACTGCGATAATCTTGTTAAAAAAGAGGAAACTCTTTCATGCCATCTTCAAGAGAAGGATAAAGAGCTGCTGGATCAGACTGAATCTGAGACAAAAACTCAAAATGAACTAAAAGCCATTGCAGAAATGTTGAGTACAATTGAAGCAGAAAAACAAGAATTGGTGCAGACTTTAACTAATAGAGAACAATCAATTTCTAATCTTAAAGATCAAGTTCAAACCCTAATTCAAAAGAAAGATGAATTGGAAAAAAACTTAGAAGCGATGGAGAAGTCTCTGGAGAAGGAATCGGCAACTACGAGAGAAATCCAAGAGACATTAGAAGAAGTCATTCAAGTTCAAGAAGACACCGCAGGAAATCAAGACAAGTTTGAAATATGCAAAGAGACGTTACAAAAAGAACATGAAGATAAATTGGCCTTTCTTCGAGAACAGTTTGATATGTTACAAGCCCAGTTTATTTCCATCagtgaagaaaaagaaaaaatggaTGGAGACATGATGGCATTAGAAAAGGAGAAAACTACTTTTGAGTCCGAACTAAAAGAGTTGAAAGAAAATTCAGAAAAAGAAATTAATGAATTAGCGGAGAAAACAGAAATGTTGGTAAAAGAGcgaaatgaaataaaagataaaaatgatACATTAAATGCAGAAATATTGGAGCTTACACAACTTTTAGAAACAGCAAAAACTGAAAATAAAGAAGCATTGTTGAAGTGGAGTGATTCTGCTGTTGCAGACAGTAAAACTATCGACGAAAAAGCTGTCGAAATTAAAGGCTTGCATGATAGTCTTGAATTCTTTAGTCAAGAGAATgcaaacacaaaaacatcactTGAAAGTGTTAGTAACGAACTTGCAGATAAAACATCTGAATGTACAAGTTTGAAAAGTGAACTAGAAAGTCTGACAGAGCAGCTAAGTGCCATCAGGTTCCAAGCCAGCACTGATGTCATGAAATTCGAAGACACCCTGAAG GAACACAAAGAACAAGAAGAAATCATCATTAGATTGAAAGTAAAGGAACAAGAACAAGAAAAAGTTGTTATCAACCTTGAGACTGATCTAGAAACTGTTCGGAGACAGCTTGAAGAAGGACGTCTACAACAAGCAGAAGAG CTTACTGTTGCAAACCACAAGTTAGTGTGTTGTAAAGAAGAACTAGAGGTGACGGTTACCAAGTCTCAAGAG TTAAGCCGATTACTGGAGCAAGAGAAATCTACTGCAGCAAACCTGCGG CATGATTTTGAAGTTCTTCGTGATGACAAAACAGACAGGGAGGTGAAATTGGAAACAAACATAACGCAGCTCACCACTGATAATAGAGATTTGAAGAAAAGACTTATCAAGCTACTAAG aGAAAAGGATACACTGTGGCAGAGAACAGAGAAACTAGATTACATGTTGAAACAAAAAGCATCTGAACGTTGGTTAGAAGACAAGGAT GTTCTTAATTGTATGCAATGTGATGCAGAGTTTGGTCTGACAGTACGGCGCCATCATTGCAGACTTTGTGGACGCATCTTTTGCAGCAAGTGCTCTAATCATTTTGTGATGTCATCTTCTAGCAA taaaaaGGTTCGAGTTTGCGAGCTGTGTTTTATAAAGCATGAGCATAACAAAGAGACTGATGGGCCTAGGTCAAATAGCATATCCCTATTGGTCCAGAGCGACGACGATGACGATGGTGAAGACAATACAAAGACTTATAGTGAACAAGAAGTTTATCAAGATAATTTAGCCAGGTCTAACTATTCACCTCAGAACCAAGAACAGTCACCGACTGAGAGTGAGATTGGGGGCAGTCTTCTCACAAG tGATCAACACATTCAGAATGTTCCCAATTCACCATTGCTACAGAGGTCCCCAGCAGGCACTCCTACCAAGGCAGAAGGAGATGAGTTCTCAATCATAAGTGAGGATGAAATCAGCGTGATTAGAGTTATTGAGGATGATGACGAAACACAGACAAGAACAGTTAACGAAGAAAG TTTGGTTATGTGGGATACAAAAACAGTAGCAAATATTGAGGAAAACTCTGATGAGTTCATTGAACTTGACATTGATGCCGGAGTTGGTCACGGAATCCCCATCATGGTGGACGAACCTGGAGTAAGCATTTTGTGGGAGTTTAAATCAAGTCCGAAG AGTGTCGCTTTTGCTGTGCTGTTTCAAGGCATGTCAGAGGGTGCTGCTATAGAGGAGCTGATTCCACTATGTCGGTGCAATTCTCATCGTGAAGCTATTCAGGGTGAATTGACCACCAAACAGGCTGGAACGTACACTCTGGTCTTTGACAACTCCTTCTCACG